A genomic segment from Candidatus Thermoplasmatota archaeon encodes:
- a CDS encoding metal-dependent hydrolase, whose protein sequence is MPDWLTHTIAGWITGRAAKMDVSLVIVGSLLPDLIKINLVFTALKIDTHGFFDPLHTPVGSLLVAGIIASFFPKIKEAFIFLSVGVTTHFVLDFFLRHTSGGMKLLFPLSWNEWQIYAIRSDNYWVTIFAVMIAIIFYIIMRKKQKFSLKLNR, encoded by the coding sequence ATGCCTGATTGGCTTACGCATACCATCGCGGGATGGATTACGGGGAGGGCAGCAAAAATGGATGTTTCTTTAGTTATTGTCGGCTCTCTCCTACCGGATTTAATAAAAATAAACCTTGTCTTTACCGCATTAAAAATAGATACCCACGGCTTTTTCGATCCGTTGCATACCCCTGTCGGCTCTTTACTTGTTGCAGGAATCATAGCATCTTTTTTCCCGAAGATAAAAGAGGCTTTCATATTTTTATCCGTGGGAGTAACAACTCACTTTGTACTGGATTTCTTTCTCAGGCATACTTCTGGCGGAATGAAACTTTTGTTCCCGCTGAGCTGGAACGAATGGCAAATTTATGCGATACGCTCCGACAACTACTGGGTAACCATTTTTGCAGTAATGATTGCGATCATATTTTACATCATTATGAGGAAGAAACAAAAATTTTCTTTGAAATTGAATCGCTGA
- a CDS encoding UPF0175 family protein: MVSWAFEELRKLDEMQPEAIDEILKEIRVKNPDIFKSLVIGAYIDEKINLSKAAELLETTRIELRRDFRKKGVPIRSISREDVIAETEAMKEWK, from the coding sequence ATGGTATCCTGGGCATTTGAAGAATTAAGAAAGTTAGATGAAATGCAGCCAGAAGCTATTGATGAAATTCTGAAAGAGATTAGAGTGAAAAATCCCGATATTTTCAAGTCTTTGGTTATAGGTGCTTATATAGATGAAAAGATAAATTTGAGTAAGGCTGCAGAATTGCTGGAAACCACAAGGATCGAACTTCGAAGGGATTTTAGAAAAAAGGGAGTACCCATTAGGTCAATATCTCGTGAAGACGTAATTGCAGAAACAGAAGCGATGAAGGAATGGAAATAA
- a CDS encoding DUF3368 domain-containing protein, with product MEIITDATVLSNFALVDKLDVLVNTVHVCTTEEVIEELKVCTKKGIFKFDVGIEVVDMSAEERLTFSRLRGKFGNGEASCLAVGMHKKLKILTDDFDARKFAQRIAIPVSGTIGVLVKAVEKGIISAREGQKILHKMIGRGFYSSIEDFYRILQKGEDV from the coding sequence ATGGAAATAATTACAGATGCTACGGTTTTATCGAATTTTGCTCTAGTCGATAAATTGGACGTTCTTGTAAATACAGTTCACGTTTGCACCACTGAAGAAGTGATCGAGGAACTAAAAGTTTGCACGAAAAAGGGGATTTTCAAATTTGATGTGGGCATTGAAGTGGTTGATATGAGTGCAGAGGAACGATTAACATTTTCGAGGTTAAGAGGAAAATTTGGAAATGGAGAAGCTTCTTGTCTCGCCGTAGGGATGCATAAAAAGCTTAAGATACTCACGGATGACTTTGATGCAAGAAAATTTGCCCAGCGAATAGCCATTCCAGTTTCTGGAACTATAGGCGTGCTGGTGAAAGCGGTTGAAAAAGGCATTATTTCTGCCAGAGAAGGGCAGAAAATACTTCATAAAATGATAGGAAGAGGGTTTTACTCATCAATTGAAGATTTTTACCGGATTTTACAGAAGGGAGAGGATGTATGA